In a single window of the Caulobacter soli genome:
- the leuS gene encoding leucine--tRNA ligase, with product MARYNPKDTEPKWRAAWATANTFLTPITPDARPKYYVLEMFPYPSGRIHMGHVRNYAMGDVVARYKRAQGFNVLHPMGWDAFGMPAENAAMERGVHPKGWTYDNIAAMREQLKALGLSVDWSREFATCDPEYYGKQQAWFLRLLKRGLVYRKEASVNWDPVDMTVLANEQVIDGKGWRSGATVEKRKLTQWFLRITDYADALIDGLKTLDRWPEKVRIMQENWIGRSKGLRFTFKFDGEAPAGHADGLEVYTTRPDTLFGASFVGVAPEHPLAEQLAAADPAVAAFVAECRKGGTSEADIEGAEKLGRDTGLRVVHPLDPTLTLPVWIANFILMDYGTGAIFACPAHDQRDLDFARKYDLPVKPVVLPPGEDAATFNVGKEAYVGPGAIFNSEFLDGLDIEAAKTEAVNRIEALNQGQGATVYRLRDWGVSRQRYWGCPIPVIHCEACGPVGVPEDQLPVVLPDDVAFDKPGNPLLRHPTWRHTTCPSCGGKAERETDTLDTFVDSSWYFARFTDPTAAEPISKDAADHWMAVDQYIGGVEHAVLHLLYARFITRALKDEGLLSVEEPFAGLFTQGMVTHEAYKNAAGEWVEPSDIRITVEGNTRTAAHATTGEPITIGDIEKMSKSKKNVVAPEDIFEAYGVDAARLFVMSDSPPERDVQWTNSGVEGSWRFTHRVWNEFESQPAGDFAHDETDAAAVALRKGAHRLIGFVTDSIEGFRFNSGVARLYEFLNMLKAAPAEGASQGVLAARAEALEILARLISPFTPHLAEEAWAHLGKAGMVVDAPWPKADAALAADDERVLPIQINGKRRGEIKVKAGTPEAEVEKIALADAAVLGHLEGLTVRKVIVVKDRIVNIVAG from the coding sequence ATGGCCCGCTACAATCCCAAAGACACCGAGCCGAAGTGGCGCGCCGCCTGGGCGACCGCCAATACCTTCCTGACGCCGATCACTCCCGACGCGCGTCCGAAGTACTACGTGCTCGAGATGTTCCCCTATCCGTCGGGGCGCATCCACATGGGCCATGTGCGCAACTACGCCATGGGCGACGTCGTGGCCCGCTACAAGCGCGCCCAGGGCTTCAACGTGCTGCACCCTATGGGCTGGGACGCCTTCGGCATGCCAGCCGAGAACGCGGCCATGGAGCGCGGCGTCCACCCCAAGGGCTGGACCTACGACAACATCGCCGCCATGCGCGAACAGTTGAAGGCCCTGGGCCTGTCGGTCGACTGGTCGCGCGAGTTCGCCACCTGCGACCCGGAATATTACGGCAAGCAGCAGGCCTGGTTCCTGCGTCTGCTGAAGCGCGGCCTGGTCTATCGCAAGGAAGCCTCGGTCAACTGGGATCCGGTCGACATGACCGTCCTGGCCAACGAGCAGGTGATCGACGGCAAGGGCTGGCGCTCGGGCGCGACCGTGGAGAAGCGCAAGCTGACCCAGTGGTTCCTGCGGATCACCGACTACGCCGACGCCCTGATCGACGGCCTCAAGACCCTGGATCGCTGGCCCGAGAAGGTCCGGATCATGCAGGAGAACTGGATCGGCCGGTCCAAGGGCCTGCGGTTCACCTTCAAGTTCGACGGCGAGGCGCCTGCCGGTCACGCTGACGGCCTGGAAGTCTACACCACCCGCCCCGACACCCTGTTCGGCGCCAGCTTCGTGGGCGTCGCCCCCGAGCATCCGCTGGCCGAGCAGCTGGCGGCGGCCGACCCGGCCGTGGCCGCCTTCGTCGCCGAATGCCGCAAGGGCGGCACGTCCGAGGCCGACATCGAGGGCGCCGAGAAGCTGGGTCGCGACACTGGCCTGCGCGTCGTCCATCCGCTGGATCCGACCCTGACCCTGCCGGTGTGGATCGCCAACTTCATCCTGATGGACTACGGCACGGGCGCGATCTTCGCCTGCCCGGCCCACGACCAGCGCGACCTGGACTTCGCCCGCAAGTACGACCTGCCGGTCAAGCCTGTGGTCCTGCCGCCGGGCGAGGACGCCGCGACGTTCAACGTCGGCAAGGAGGCCTATGTCGGCCCCGGCGCGATCTTCAATTCCGAATTCCTGGACGGCCTGGACATCGAGGCCGCCAAGACCGAGGCGGTGAACCGCATCGAGGCCCTGAACCAGGGCCAGGGCGCGACCGTCTACCGCCTGCGCGACTGGGGCGTCTCGCGCCAGCGCTATTGGGGTTGCCCGATCCCGGTCATCCACTGCGAGGCCTGTGGGCCGGTGGGCGTGCCGGAAGACCAGCTGCCGGTGGTGCTGCCCGACGACGTGGCCTTCGACAAGCCGGGCAACCCGCTGTTGCGCCACCCGACCTGGCGCCACACCACCTGCCCCAGCTGCGGCGGCAAGGCCGAGCGCGAAACCGACACGCTGGACACCTTCGTGGACAGCAGCTGGTATTTCGCCCGCTTCACCGACCCGACCGCCGCCGAGCCGATCAGCAAGGACGCCGCCGATCACTGGATGGCCGTCGACCAGTATATCGGCGGGGTCGAGCACGCGGTGCTGCACCTGCTGTACGCCCGCTTCATCACCCGCGCCCTGAAGGACGAGGGCCTGCTGTCGGTCGAAGAGCCGTTCGCCGGCCTGTTCACCCAAGGCATGGTCACCCACGAGGCCTACAAGAACGCCGCCGGCGAGTGGGTCGAGCCTTCGGACATCCGCATCACGGTCGAGGGCAATACGCGCACCGCCGCCCACGCCACGACCGGAGAGCCGATCACCATCGGCGACATCGAGAAGATGTCGAAGTCCAAGAAGAACGTCGTCGCCCCCGAGGACATCTTCGAGGCCTACGGCGTCGACGCCGCGCGCCTGTTCGTGATGAGCGACAGCCCGCCCGAGCGCGATGTGCAGTGGACCAACAGCGGCGTCGAGGGCTCCTGGCGCTTCACCCACCGGGTCTGGAACGAGTTCGAAAGCCAGCCGGCCGGCGATTTCGCCCATGACGAGACCGACGCGGCCGCCGTGGCCCTGCGCAAGGGCGCCCACCGCCTGATCGGCTTCGTGACGGACTCGATCGAGGGCTTCCGCTTCAACAGCGGCGTGGCGCGCCTGTACGAGTTCCTGAACATGCTGAAGGCCGCGCCTGCGGAGGGCGCTTCGCAAGGCGTCCTGGCGGCCCGCGCCGAGGCCCTGGAGATCCTGGCTCGCCTGATCTCGCCCTTCACGCCTCACCTGGCCGAAGAAGCCTGGGCGCACCTGGGCAAGGCCGGCATGGTCGTCGACGCGCCCTGGCCCAAGGCCGACGCCGCCCTGGCGGCCGACGACGAACGCGTGCTGCCGATCCAGATCAACGGCAAGCGTCGCGGCGAGATCAAGGTCAAGGCCGGCACGCCCGAAGCCGAGGTCGAGAAAATCGCTCTGGCGGACGCCGCCGTGCTGGGCCACCTTGAGGGCCTGACCGTTCGGAAGGTGATCGTGGTGAAAGACCGTATCGTCAACATCGTGGCCGGCTGA
- the lptE gene encoding LPS assembly lipoprotein LptE, producing the protein MKRFSLSKTLPAALLAPLLAIGALGLSACGFTPLYGSQTVTKGLGSIEVVAASGRSGYLLREKLDDALARDVNLLPTYRLVYTINEIRYARGVRVDNVANRYELSLTANWRLLDIKTGQQLRSGSTNTTVTYDSADQPYASIAAQQDSQERAATELARRIQLELATWLAGKAQPKA; encoded by the coding sequence ATGAAGCGCTTTTCGCTCTCCAAGACCCTTCCCGCCGCTCTCCTGGCCCCTCTTCTGGCCATTGGAGCCCTGGGCCTGTCGGCCTGCGGCTTCACCCCGCTGTACGGCTCCCAGACGGTCACCAAGGGGCTTGGCTCGATCGAGGTGGTCGCCGCCAGTGGCCGCTCGGGCTATCTGCTGCGCGAGAAGCTGGACGACGCCCTGGCGCGCGACGTCAACCTGCTGCCCACCTACCGCCTGGTCTACACCATCAATGAGATCCGCTATGCGCGCGGCGTTCGCGTCGACAATGTCGCCAACCGCTACGAGTTGAGCCTGACGGCCAACTGGCGGCTGCTGGATATCAAGACCGGCCAACAGCTGCGCTCGGGATCCACCAACACGACGGTGACCTACGACTCGGCCGACCAGCCCTACGCCTCCATCGCCGCCCAGCAGGACAGCCAGGAACGCGCCGCGACCGAACTGGCTCGCCGGATCCAGCTGGAACTGGCCACCTGGCTCGCGGGCAAGGCCCAGCCCAAAGCCTAG
- a CDS encoding DUF3576 domain-containing protein codes for MERGTMAFERGSVLRGVAAGVLALTVLTGVSACGGNKGGGTFTSQDNEPGFNPFKGRGGGGGKSTSQPGSIGVNGFLWRASLDTLAFMPLASADPYGGVIVTDWYTNPEKPDERFKATVYILDTRLRADGLNVTIFKQVKDASGTWTDTAATEQTATDIENAILTRARQLRLSNIKN; via the coding sequence TTGGAGCGAGGTACTATGGCGTTTGAGCGTGGGTCGGTGTTGCGCGGCGTCGCCGCTGGCGTTCTGGCGTTGACCGTTCTGACCGGGGTTTCCGCCTGCGGCGGCAATAAGGGCGGTGGCACCTTCACCAGCCAGGACAATGAGCCCGGGTTCAATCCCTTCAAGGGTCGCGGCGGCGGTGGCGGCAAGTCCACGTCGCAACCCGGCTCGATCGGCGTCAACGGCTTCCTGTGGCGCGCGAGCCTGGACACCCTGGCCTTCATGCCCCTGGCCTCGGCCGACCCGTACGGCGGCGTGATCGTCACCGACTGGTACACCAATCCGGAAAAGCCGGACGAGCGCTTCAAGGCGACCGTCTACATCCTGGACACCCGCCTGCGGGCCGACGGCCTGAACGTCACGATCTTCAAGCAGGTCAAGGACGCCAGCGGGACCTGGACCGACACGGCCGCGACCGAGCAGACGGCGACCGACATCGAGAACGCTATCCTGACCCGCGCCCGTCAGCTTCGACTTTCCAACATCAAGAACTAG
- the secB gene encoding protein-export chaperone SecB has protein sequence MTDTTAAPPAAPEDGAPGETGIRIIAQFVRDFSFESPHAPDSLRAGGAPPAIDMGVEMNARGRPDGLFEVDLKLSARATRDEQTVFHVEVMYGGLFHISGVPEADLEPVLLIECPRFLFPYARRLISDVTTEGGFPPFLIDPIDFAGVYAARKAQAEGVVVGNA, from the coding sequence ATGACCGACACGACCGCCGCTCCGCCCGCCGCTCCCGAAGACGGCGCGCCCGGCGAAACCGGCATCCGCATCATCGCCCAGTTCGTGCGCGACTTCTCGTTCGAGAGCCCGCACGCCCCCGACTCCCTGCGCGCCGGCGGCGCTCCGCCCGCCATCGACATGGGCGTGGAAATGAACGCCCGCGGCCGTCCGGACGGCCTGTTCGAGGTGGACCTGAAGCTCTCGGCCCGCGCCACGCGCGACGAACAGACGGTGTTCCACGTCGAGGTGATGTACGGCGGCCTGTTCCACATCTCCGGCGTACCGGAAGCCGACCTGGAGCCGGTGCTGCTGATCGAGTGCCCGCGCTTCCTGTTCCCCTACGCCCGTCGCCTGATCTCGGACGTCACCACCGAAGGCGGCTTCCCGCCCTTCCTGATCGACCCGATCGACTTCGCCGGCGTCTACGCCGCGCGCAAGGCCCAAGCCGAAGGCGTGGTGGTCGGCAACGCCTGA
- a CDS encoding thiamine phosphate synthase, producing the protein MGSKQTISEMETLSRTAARLRPWLVRGKPLPNLLFFTDPQRTPDPEAVAERLPAGAAVVFRAFGAADAAEQGGRLREITRRRGLMLLVGADAALALDIQADGLHLPERLAAQALDLRPAHPGWLITTAAHDLAAALAGAAAGADALVVSPIFPSRSPSAGAPLGVESLKRIVEALETPVYALGGVRAGTAEQLVDMGIVGIAAVEALNA; encoded by the coding sequence ATGGGCTCGAAACAGACGATCAGCGAGATGGAAACCCTGTCTAGAACGGCGGCGCGCCTTCGCCCATGGCTGGTGCGCGGAAAGCCGCTGCCGAACCTGCTGTTCTTCACCGATCCCCAACGGACGCCCGATCCGGAAGCGGTCGCCGAGCGCCTGCCGGCCGGCGCGGCCGTGGTGTTCAGGGCGTTCGGCGCGGCCGATGCGGCGGAGCAAGGCGGGCGGCTGCGGGAAATCACCCGACGGCGCGGCCTGATGCTGCTGGTTGGAGCGGATGCCGCCCTGGCCTTGGACATCCAGGCCGACGGCCTGCACTTGCCCGAACGCTTGGCCGCCCAGGCGCTGGATCTACGGCCCGCTCATCCAGGGTGGCTGATCACAACCGCCGCTCACGACCTGGCCGCGGCCCTGGCCGGCGCGGCGGCGGGCGCGGACGCGCTGGTGGTGTCGCCAATCTTTCCCAGCCGCAGTCCCTCGGCGGGCGCGCCACTAGGCGTGGAGAGCCTGAAAAGGATCGTCGAGGCGTTGGAAACGCCGGTCTACGCGCTGGGCGGCGTGCGCGCGGGCACGGCGGAGCAACTTGTGGACATGGGAATTGTCGGGATCGCGGCGGTCGAGGCGCTGAACGCCTAG
- a CDS encoding NtrZ family periplasmic regulatory protein, whose protein sequence is MFAARYFMAGAAALILTGSATGAYAQSKPRTTSPDFAVKSDFSNPTPIAPFNPTQGPKKSLKWDDKKGKWGLKLDLDQPANRELEAHDVQAGAYYSVTPSIRVGGAVALGEQNPALAARKNEIQEPAPRVKLETAFKF, encoded by the coding sequence ATGTTCGCCGCACGGTATTTCATGGCAGGGGCCGCCGCGCTGATCCTCACGGGATCGGCTACGGGAGCCTATGCCCAGAGCAAGCCGCGCACGACCTCGCCCGACTTCGCCGTCAAGAGCGACTTCAGCAATCCGACCCCGATCGCCCCGTTCAACCCCACCCAAGGCCCGAAGAAGTCCCTGAAGTGGGACGACAAGAAGGGCAAGTGGGGCCTCAAGCTGGATCTGGATCAGCCGGCCAACCGCGAACTCGAAGCTCATGACGTTCAGGCCGGGGCCTACTACAGCGTCACCCCGTCGATCCGCGTCGGCGGCGCCGTGGCCCTGGGCGAGCAGAACCCCGCCCTGGCCGCCCGCAAGAACGAAATCCAGGAGCCCGCGCCGCGGGTGAAGCTGGAAACCGCGTTCAAGTTCTAG
- a CDS encoding YggS family pyridoxal phosphate-dependent enzyme produces MSPESLSTYASIQSRIRAAALAAGRPADAVTLVAVSKLQPWDHIAPILDAGQRVFGENRVQEAMGRWSERRARIELRLIGPLQSNKARDAVAFFDVIESLDREKLARVLADEVQAQGRAPRLFVQVNTGEEPQKAGVHPGEADGFIALCRGLDLPVEGLMCIPPADLDPAPHFRLLGEIAARNGLSRLSMGMSDDFETAIACGATSVRVGSALFGSRA; encoded by the coding sequence ATGTCCCCGGAATCTCTCTCCACCTACGCCTCGATCCAATCCCGCATCCGCGCAGCCGCCCTGGCCGCCGGCCGCCCGGCCGACGCGGTCACCCTGGTGGCGGTGTCCAAGCTGCAGCCCTGGGACCATATCGCGCCCATTCTCGACGCGGGCCAGCGGGTGTTCGGAGAAAATCGCGTCCAGGAGGCCATGGGCCGCTGGAGCGAGCGCCGGGCGCGGATCGAGCTGCGCCTGATCGGGCCCCTGCAGAGCAACAAGGCGCGCGACGCCGTGGCCTTCTTCGACGTGATCGAGAGCTTGGACCGCGAGAAGCTGGCCCGGGTGCTGGCCGACGAGGTCCAGGCCCAGGGCCGGGCGCCGCGGCTGTTCGTCCAGGTCAACACCGGGGAAGAGCCGCAGAAGGCCGGGGTGCACCCCGGTGAGGCCGACGGCTTCATCGCCCTGTGCCGGGGCCTGGACCTGCCCGTGGAAGGCCTGATGTGCATTCCGCCGGCCGATCTCGATCCCGCCCCGCATTTCCGCCTGCTGGGCGAGATCGCGGCCCGCAACGGGCTTTCGAGGCTGTCGATGGGCATGAGCGACGATTTCGAGACCGCCATCGCCTGCGGGGCGACCTCCGTGCGGGTAGGATCGGCCCTGTTCGGTTCGCGCGCCTAG
- the timA gene encoding TIM44-related membrane protein TimA, whose product MFEWIILAALAAVILYQLYATLGRRVGRQPEDAPAVVPASAGSRDLKAPEIPGEALSGLAALRARQADFDVGHFLSGARQAYELIVKAFAAGDRETLKPLLAADVMANFETAIAAREALNRTEKAEFLVTPRTDLDSITVEGDVAKAVVRILAEIRTRSTSAEGEAVDDRRTADLWTFQRDLKNKNPNWTLVRVDVAEA is encoded by the coding sequence GTGTTTGAATGGATCATCCTGGCGGCCCTGGCCGCGGTCATCCTTTACCAGCTCTACGCCACCCTGGGTCGCCGGGTCGGGCGTCAGCCGGAGGACGCCCCCGCGGTGGTCCCCGCCAGCGCCGGTTCCCGTGACCTGAAGGCTCCCGAAATCCCCGGCGAAGCCCTGTCGGGCCTGGCCGCCCTGCGCGCCCGGCAGGCCGACTTCGACGTCGGCCACTTCCTGAGCGGCGCCCGCCAGGCCTACGAGCTGATCGTCAAGGCCTTCGCCGCCGGCGATCGCGAGACGCTCAAGCCGCTGCTGGCCGCCGACGTCATGGCCAATTTCGAAACCGCCATCGCCGCGCGCGAAGCCCTGAACCGCACCGAGAAGGCCGAGTTTCTGGTCACGCCGCGCACGGATCTGGACTCCATCACGGTCGAGGGCGACGTCGCCAAGGCGGTGGTCCGCATCCTGGCCGAGATCCGCACCCGCTCGACCAGCGCCGAAGGCGAGGCGGTCGACGATCGCCGCACGGCCGATCTGTGGACGTTCCAGCGCGACCTGAAGAACAAGAACCCGAACTGGACCCTGGTCCGCGTCGACGTCGCGGAGGCGTGA
- a CDS encoding response regulator transcription factor, whose amino-acid sequence MAQRKTLLLVDDDDDLRGALAEQLALHEEFAVAEAPTAGEGVRMAKELKPDLVLLDVDLPDMDGREACRLMRKNGVTAPVIMLTAAASDSDTILGLESGANDYVTKPFRFGVLLARIRAQLRSYEASEDALFRIGPYEFRPSAKLLIDEKQKKVRLTEKETNILKYLYRAGSKPVSREELLTEVWGYNAGVTTHTLETHVYRLRQKIEPDPAVARILITEMGGYRLQP is encoded by the coding sequence ATGGCGCAACGCAAAACCCTTCTCCTGGTCGACGACGACGATGATCTGCGCGGAGCTCTGGCCGAGCAGCTCGCCCTCCACGAGGAGTTCGCGGTCGCGGAAGCTCCCACGGCCGGCGAGGGCGTGCGGATGGCCAAGGAACTCAAGCCGGATCTCGTCCTGCTGGACGTCGACCTGCCCGACATGGACGGTCGCGAGGCTTGCCGCCTGATGCGCAAGAACGGAGTCACCGCGCCGGTGATCATGCTGACGGCGGCGGCCAGCGACAGCGACACCATCCTGGGCCTGGAATCCGGCGCCAACGACTATGTGACCAAGCCCTTCCGCTTCGGCGTGCTGCTGGCCCGCATCCGCGCCCAGCTGCGCAGCTACGAAGCCTCGGAAGACGCTCTGTTCCGGATCGGTCCCTACGAGTTCCGCCCCTCGGCCAAGCTGCTGATCGACGAGAAACAGAAGAAGGTCCGGCTGACCGAGAAGGAAACCAATATCCTCAAGTACCTCTACCGCGCCGGGTCCAAGCCGGTGTCGCGCGAGGAGCTGCTGACCGAGGTCTGGGGCTACAACGCCGGGGTCACCACCCACACGCTGGAAACCCACGTCTACCGCCTGCGCCAGAAGATCGAGCCCGATCCCGCCGTGGCGCGGATCCTGATCACCGAGATGGGCGGCTATCGGCTGCAGCCGTAG
- a CDS encoding L,D-transpeptidase family protein, whose amino-acid sequence MTIFRARPDGPNAWDGQISWDRTSTRAALGKAGVIAGADKREGDNRSPTGVWPIRRVLYRPDVYPNGPATALPTQPIAPDDGWCDASDDPAYNQPVKLPYPASAERLWRDDSVYDLVVVLGHNDDPPVSGMGSAIFLHLARDGYVGTEGCVALARADVEALLAVARPGDAVEIAAS is encoded by the coding sequence TTGACGATCTTTCGCGCCCGCCCCGACGGTCCGAACGCCTGGGATGGCCAGATCAGCTGGGACAGGACCTCCACCCGGGCCGCCCTGGGCAAGGCCGGGGTGATCGCCGGCGCCGACAAGCGCGAGGGCGACAACCGCAGTCCGACGGGCGTCTGGCCGATCCGCCGCGTGCTCTATCGGCCCGACGTCTATCCGAACGGCCCGGCGACGGCCTTGCCGACCCAGCCGATCGCGCCGGATGACGGCTGGTGCGACGCGTCGGACGATCCGGCCTACAACCAGCCGGTCAAACTGCCCTACCCCGCCAGCGCCGAGCGGCTGTGGCGCGACGATTCCGTCTATGACCTGGTGGTGGTGCTGGGTCATAACGACGACCCGCCGGTTTCGGGGATGGGCTCGGCGATCTTCCTGCACCTGGCGCGCGACGGCTATGTCGGCACCGAGGGCTGCGTGGCCCTGGCCCGGGCCGACGTGGAGGCGCTGCTGGCGGTGGCCAGGCCCGGCGACGCGGTGGAGATCGCGGCCAGCTAG